From Rutidosis leptorrhynchoides isolate AG116_Rl617_1_P2 chromosome 3, CSIRO_AGI_Rlap_v1, whole genome shotgun sequence, a single genomic window includes:
- the LOC139902161 gene encoding uncharacterized protein, producing the protein MKFHLPRQRFRATNKADGRPSRPAKQIRYLCPSGIPILCIGREEGGIMADKDQPMPSAGKEEEVIKKKYGGLVPKKAPLISKDHERAYFDSADWALGKQGAEKPKGPLEALRPKLEPTHQQTRYRKSPCAPENAEDANKFISGDAAAND; encoded by the exons ATGAAGTTTCACTTGCCACGTCAACGATTCCGGGCTACCAACAAAGCAGATGGTCGCCCTAGTCGGCCCGCAAAGCAAATAAGATACTTGTGCCCAAGTGGTATCCCAATACTCTGTATTGGGCGGGA GGAAGGAGGGATTATGGCAGATAAAGATCAGCCCATGCCTAGTGCAGGAAAGGAG GAAGAAGTCATTAAAAAGAAATATGGAGGTCTTGTTCCAAAAAAGGCACCACTAATTTCCAAG GATCATGAACGAGCGTATTTTGATTCAGCTGATTGGGCTCTGGGGAAG CAAGGTGCAGAGAAGCCCAAAGGACCACTTGAGGCACTTCGGCCTAAATTAGAG CCCACTCATCAACAAACTCGATATCGTAAATCTCCTTGTGCTCCAGAGAATGCAGAAG ATGCCAACAAGTTTATTTCTGGAGATGCTGCAGCAAACGACTGA